From a single Plasmodium coatneyi strain Hackeri chromosome 4, complete sequence genomic region:
- a CDS encoding Tryptophan-rich antigen, translated as MVSFRSVALFKLTSTLILSIIPTCLQNENNSVKDCPHNILNMESAEIEKTDEWKENEWNKWKFKLEDNWKQFNLSLIEEKNKWIQNITKDWKEWMKNMQHKWTHFIENIDEPHKSYILEKSLTWNKADWENWVNTELKGFIDNDWQDWINKMESHLYNLIEGTWVHWRSYQILTWLKSDWKHDENIYWLRKEYIEWNKPSKKNENPFKNICHKSYININSLQYEQFSSTPDLTNPVESEQECAANNVTLSEEQNNNWMVKLENEWKDFTSSLENQKIIWMQEKDKEWDEWLEIMHEKWTHYDRNLNSTYKNYILKKSAEWDNFDWEYWANTEWYELMEKDWKNWIYGNKLSLNKLIDNKWINWSNEKMAEWLIQELNDEEDSYTQATTIGEISSAEESDENLSSLDDKIFSKNEEWEHWTDSKEKLIKEIKNSNWSEWKNNKYALFNQWRESFIKKWIREKQWEIMVNSQKN; from the exons atggtATCTTTCAGATCAGTTGCCTTATTTAAATTAACCTCTACCTTAATTTTAAGTATCATTCCTACA TGCctgcaaaatgaaaacaacaGCGTTAAGGATTGTCCTCACAACATATTAAATATGGAATCAgcagaaatagaaaaaacagaTGAGTGGAAAGAAAACGAGTGGAATAAGTGGAAATTCAAATTAGAAGATAATTGGAAACAGTTTAATTTATCAttaatagaagaaaagaacaagtgGATCCAGAATATAACAAAGGACTGGAAGGAATGGATGAAAAACATGCAACATAAATGGACGCATTTTATTGAAAATATAGATGAACCGCATAAATCTTATATCCTAGAAAAATCATTAACATGGAATAAAGCCGATTGGGAAAATTGGGTTAATACCGAACTTAAAGGATTCATTGATAACGACTGGCAAGACTGGattaataaaatggaatCACACCTTTACAATTTGATAGAGGGTACATGGGTCCACTGGAGGAGCTATCAAATCTTGACATGGCTCAAGAGCGATTGGAAACATGACGAAAACATATACTggttaaggaaggaatatatagAATGGAACAAGCCTTCGAAG aaaaatgaaaaccccTTTAAGAACATCTGTCATAAAAGCTACATtaatataaat TCCCTTCAATATGAACAATTTAGCTCCACTCCGGATTTAACGAATCCAGTCGAATCGGAACAAGAATGTGCGGCGAATAACGTTACATTGAGTGAAGAACAAAACAATAACTGGATGGTGAAACTCGAAAATGAATGGAAGGATTTTACCTCTTCTTTGGAAAATCAAAAAATCATATGGATGCAAGAAAAAGACAAAGAATGGGATGAATGGCTAGAAATAATGCATGAAAAGTGGACACATTATGACAGAAACTTGAATTCAACatacaaaaattatattttgaaaaaatccGCAGAATGGGATAATTTTGATTGGGAATATTGGGCCAACACGGAATGGTATGAGCTAATGGAAAAGgattggaaaaattggatTTATGGAAACAAGTTGAGTTTGAATAAATTAATAGACAATAAATGGATCAATTGGAGTAACGAAAAAATGGCGGAGTGGCTAATTCAGGAGTTGAATGATGAGGAAGATTCCTACACACAGGCAACAACAATTGGAGAGATTTCCAGCGCAGAAGAAAGTGATGAAAATTTGTCCAGCTTGGACGATAAAATATttagtaaaaatgaagaatgggAACATTGGACTGATAGTAAAGAGAAACtaattaaagaaataaagaactCTAATTGGtcagaatggaaaaataataaatatgccTTGTTTAACCAGTGGAGAGAGtcctttataaaaaaatggataaggGAAAAGCAGTGGGAAATAATGGTTAACAGTCAGAAAAATTAA